DNA from Algisphaera agarilytica:
GCGTGACCCGTTCATATTGGACCCTAATCGCTACAAACGGACGTTATCGGAACAGGATTTGGTAAGTGGGGCAAAGTTAGATGAAGGCTTGACCGATGAAGCCAAGCGGATGGCGGTCGTGGATGCGGCCGCGGAGCTACAGCTCCAAAGTGTCACGCTGGGGGATGTCCCCGCGGCTTTCATCAACGGCAGGTTGATCCGAATCGGCGAAAGCATTGAAGGCTTTGAGCTACTGACCTGCGACGAACGATCCGCGGTGCTCGAGAAACAGGGCATCCGAGTCCGACTGGGGATGTGAACCCCGAAACGTAACCACCTTACCCTTTGATTCGAACACGCTTTGAGGCAGAGCAAGGAGCATCGCCATGACCTCTCGAGACAATGACAAGATCAAGCAATTTTTGATGGCCGCGGGCCTTGGGGTTGCGTTTAGCCTCACCGGCGCGTCTTACGCCCAAGCCGCCGAAGGCGACGAGCCCATCGGCTTGTTCGACGAGAACGCCCAGAGCCTCGAAGGCCAGGACGTCGCCGTCGACTCGCTCGGCCAGATCGACATCACCGTGAAAGACCTGGAGATCGCCAAGGTCCTCCAGCTGCTCTCCATCCAGAGCCAACGCAACATCGTGGCCAGCCGCAACGTCTCGGGCAAAGTGTCCGCCGACCTCTACGGCGTCAGCTTCAACGAAGCCCTCGAAGCCATCCTCACCCCCAACGGCTACGGCTACGAGGAAAAAGGCAACTTCATCTACGTCTACACCGCCGCCGAACTGGAAGAACGCCAGAACGCCATGCGGAAGACCGTCACCAAGGTGGTCCGCCTGAACTACATCAGCTCGGCCGACGCCTCGGCGTTTGTCACCCCGCTGCTCTCCAGCAACGGCTCGATCACCGCGACCGGCGAAGTCGACGCGGGTTTCCTGCCCAGCCAATCCGACGGTGGTGAAAACTCCTTCGCCCACGCCGACACGCTTCTGATCCGCGACTACGAAGAAAACGTCGAAGAGATCGAAACCGTGCTGAACGAACTGGACGTGCGCCCCAAGCAGGTGCTCGTTGAAGCGACCATCCTGCAAGCCACGCTGACCGAACAGAACGCCTTCGGCGTCGACTTCTCGGTCGTGGCCAACTTCGATGCCCTGGCCGACTTCACCAACCCGCTGGGCGTGGTTGATCAGATGATCAACGGCACCAACACCGGCGGCGGCGGTACCGGCGTCAGCAGCACCGTCGGCAACACCGCCACGGGCAACGCGGGCATCAAGGTCGGTGTCACCGGCTCCGACGCCTCGGTCTTCCTGCGTGCCCTGGATCAGGTCACCGACACCACCGTCCTGGCCAAGCCCAACATCCTTGTGCTCAACCGCCAGAAGGCCGACCTGCTCGTCGGTGAACGTCTGGGTTACCTCTCGACCACCGTGACCGATACCTCGGAAACGCAAACCATCGAGTTCCTCGATGTCGGTACCCAGCTGAGCGTCCGCCCCTTCATCAGCGAAGAAGGCAACATCCGCCTCGAACTGCGTCCTTCGGTCTCCGACGGTACCACCCGTCTCGAAGGCGGCTTCATCATCCCTGATGAAACCACGCAGGAACTGGTCACCAACATCATCGTTGAGTCCGGCCAAACCGTGGTGCTCGGCGGCCTGTTCGTCGAAGACACCCAAGTCGGCCGCAACCAAGTGCCCGGACTGGGCGACCTGCCCTTCGTCGGTGCGGCCTTCAAGGGCCACGACGACGAGATGCGTCGCAGCGAAGTCATCTTCATGGTCAAGACCACCGTCATGGACCACGTCGACCTGGCGATCCTCGGCGAAAAAGCCAGCGACCGCGTGATGGACGCCCGCATCGGTATCCGCAACGGCCTGCTGCCCTGGTCGAACGACAAGCTCGTTAGCGCCCACCTGCTGGACGCCCAGAAGCACCTGGACGCGGGTAACACCAAGAAAGCCCTGTGGAGCGTGAACCTCGCCCTGCACCTCGCCCCGACTTCCAAAGACGCCATCACGCTGAAGGAAGAAATCACCGGCGAACCCATGCCCTACTACGACCAGACCTTCTTCGGTTCGCTGGGCGACGACATGATCGACGCCGAGATCGAACAGCTCCCCGCTGAAGAAGAAGTGATCATGCTCGAACAGTCGCTCGGCTCGACCGAACCGGCCGAAGAAGAAACCTCCACGTTCGTCGCCCCCGTCGCCGGCTTCACCGAGGCCGATAAGTCCGAGGCCGCCGAAAACGATGCCTCCACCACGATCGTCGTCGATATGTTCGATGAGTTGACCGTCGAGGGCGAAGTCGCTGATGCGTCGACTCCGGAATCCGAAGCCCAAACCCCTTCGGAATCTGAAGAGTTCGAGGCCGCCGTGGCTGAAGTGGAAGTCGACTTTGTGGTCGGCCCCACCGACTAAACCCGGCCCGCTTCGAAATCTAAACCTTACCGCCCGCCCTCTGGAACCCCGGAGGGCGGGTTCACAGTCACGCCAAGGAATTCCGAGCCATGCCCAGCCAGCGCACCCGTCAACGCCAAGTCCTGAGCCTCGCCGCATTCATGCTCTGTGCCACCTCCCTGATCGGCTGCACCAACAGCCACCAGGAATGGATGGACAACGCCGAGACCCGGTGGAACGGTATCCGCTCGGCCGCCATGCTCGATATGGCGAAGGGTCAGTTCGAAGCCGGTGCTTTGGACCAGGCCGAGAAGACCATCAACGAAGCCGCGGCCGTCGACGCGTCGAACCCGCAGCTCCACCTGATGGCGGGGCGGATCTGCCTCGAACGCGGCCAACTCGAACGCGCCTACCGCCTCTTCGAGCTATCCAAAGAACTCGACGGCAACAACGCAGAAACCTACTACTACCAGGGCGTGGTGCTGCAGCGTTGGCACCAGCACGAAGCCGCGCTGGATGTATACAAGAAGGCTTACGAGCTCGAGGCCGACAAGGCCAACCGCATGCTCGCGGTGGCGGAAACCTACGTCGCGCTGGACCGCCCCGAAGACGCGATCGCTCTGCTCGAAGAAAAGAAGTTCTACTTCGACCAGAACGCAGGCCTGCGGGCGATGCTCGGCCACCTCTACAGCATGAAGAACGAGCACCGGCTGGCGGTTGAAAATTTCCGTCAGGCCACCATGCTCGATCCCGAAAACATCCGTTATCAGGAAGAGTTGGCCCTCGCCCAGGTGGCGGCCAATGCCCACGCCGACGCGGTGCACACCCTCAAGCTCCTCCTGGATCGCCCCGAGTACTCGGACCGCAACGACCTGAAGCGTTCGCTCGCTTCGGCTGAAGCAAGCCTGGGCCGTCTCGATGCGGCCCGCCAGATCTACATCGGCCTGACCCGTCAGGACCCGACCAACACCGCCGACTGGATCCGTCTGGGTGAGATCTGCTGGAAGACCGAAGACCTGGGCGGCGCCCTGATCGCCGCCAACCGTGCGATCACGCTCGCCCCGCAGCGTCACGAGGGATACCTCCTCTCGGGGCTGGTGTGGCAGAAGCGTGAGAAGTTCGAGAACGCGCTGGAGATGTTCGACCGGGCCGCGGAGTTGGCCCCGCAAGACAGCACGCCGCTCATCCTGCGTGGCATCTCCCTCCAGAAAACCGACCGCAAAGCCGCAGCGGCCGAAGCCTACACCGAAGCGCTCAAGCGCAACCCCGAGGACGTCCGGGCCCAGCGGCTCCTCGCTCAGATCGATACGAACTGATCCAGAGCGATTAAAAAAACGTTTCAATCCAAACGCCACGCGGTCGAACGCGTGGCGTTTTTATTGGGTGTTGTTCACGGGACCCCGGCCGCTCCGATAACTCTTGCCGTGAGGGCGCCTCTGGGTTGAAATCCCCAGCCGTCACGCCGCGCCCACGCGGTAAATCGATACAGACCGCACAGTTAATTGCATTCCGGGTTTGGCCGAAAAATATTGTGTGTACGGATTTGCATGTAGGGCATCCGTATGCATTGGCGTCGTGCGCGCCGCAATACTGCCCAGGGAACCGAATGTTTGATCCGCGTTTCAATATGAAATCTCACGCTGCGTCGTGTGCCCAGGCACCGGCCGGCGTTGGCACGGGAGCCCGCGCTTCGGATGGAGGTGCGCGATGACCCCGACCCAAGCCAACCCCGCACCCCACCGGCTGGCCGATCGCATCGAAGCGATGGGTCTGTCGCTGCTGAATCTGAATGCCGAAGGCTCGGCCACGTTCGTCTGTGGCGGATCGTGGTTTGAGAAGACGTTGGTCGAATCCAACATCTTCCGCCGCGCGGTGAAATCTCAGTTCAACGTGCTGTGCGACGGCGAGTCGTCGTTGATCACGTTGTTCCCCTGCGTGTACCTGGCCAAGCTGAAAACAGAACCCGTGTCCGCCGAAGGTCAGACCTGCGAAGCGGTGTTGATGCTGGGGCCTGAACTGCTCAAGGGCGAGATGCTCCACCGCCTGTTGGATGAAGCGAAACTCGACCATCAGGCAACGATCAGCCGGATCGAATCCGATCGGCTGGTGAACGAGGCCGAGGCGAACCGTATCGCGTTGACGCTGGGGTGGATGCACAGCGACAGCGAAGTGCTTTCGCTTCGTCGCCGTGAACTCCACCACCTCAGCGAAGAGCTCGCGGACAACTACGAAGAACTGAGCCTGCTGTACAAGCTGTCCTGCAGCATGTCGCTGGACCAGCCGCCGACGCACTTCTTTAACGAGGCTTGTGCCGAGTTGCAGGAAGTCAGCGGCTTGGGCTGGATCGCGTTGCAGATCACCGAAGAGCAGCCGCGGCTGCAGCAACTCCGCGGCGCAATCTACACCGCCGGTGCCATCGATTCCGCCCGGCCGATCCGTCAGCTCGGCCGCGAGCTGATGCGCGATTACGGCGGCACCACCGACACGACGATTATCGACGACACCGCCAAGATGCCCGGCGTCGCTTCCCGGGTCGGCAGCAATCTGCTGATCGTCCCCCTGGTGCGTGACGGCCAAACGCTCGGCGTGTTGTTCGGCGGCGATCGGACCGACCACGAGCACATCGATTCGGTCGATGCCAAGCTCTGCGCCTCGTTGTGCAACACGCTGGCGATCTTCCTGGAAAACCTCATGTTCCTGGAAGACGCCCAGTCGATGTTCCTGGGCACGCTGCACGCGTTGACCAGCGCGATCGATGCCAAAGATTCGTACACGTTTGGTCACTCCGAACGCGTCGCGCTGCTGTCGGAGATGCTCGCGCGGGCGGCCGGGATCGACGAGGCGACGGTCGAGCGCATCTACCTGGCGGGTCTGGTCCACGACGTGGGCAAGATCGGCGTGCCGGAGCGCGTCCTGTGCAAGGCGGGCCGGCTCACCGACGACGAGTTTGAACTGATCAAGATGCACCCGGGCATCGGCGCGAACATGCTCCGCGATATCCGTCAGATGGAAGACCTCATCCCCGGGGTGTTCTACCACCACGAACGGTGGGACGGCTCGGGCTACCCCGAGAAGCGAGCGGGACACGACATCCCGCTGTTTGGCCGGGTCATCGGCCTGGCCGACGCGTTCGACGCGATGAGCTCGGACCGCACCTACCGGTCCGCGTTGCGTATCGAAGAAGTGCTCGCCGAGATCGAGCGGTGCATGGGGTCACATTTCGATCCCGACCTGGCCGAGGTGTTTCTGAACCTCGATTTCGAACCCTATTTCAACATGATCCAAAACCACCACGCCGCACGGAGCTTCGGCTCGGACTCGGTGAAGGGCAGTACCTCGTCATGAAACTATCACACGAAGACCAACACGAACTCACCGTTCTGACGCTTCAGGGAGACCTGGCGAACGACGAAACCGACCGCTTCCGCCGTGCCGCGTTGGAGCGGATCGACGCGCGGATCCGTGACTTCGTCCTCGACCTCGAGGGGCTGGAAGGCATCGATTCGCAGGGACTCGAGTCGCTGCTTTGGTTGCAAGAGCAATGTGATGAACGGCTCGGGCAGGTCCGGCTGGCGGGTTGTCAGGAGCACATGAGTGCGGTGTTGAAGATGACGCGTTTGGATAACCGCTTCGAGTGTTGTGAGGACGTCGAGTCCGCCATCAAGAGTTTGGGATAATTACCATGACCGCACTGAATTCCAATCAATCGTCTCCTCAGACCAACGCCGCGCCCGCCCCGCGTGTGGGCGATCTGCTGCTGGAAAAGGGGCTGATCACCGACGAACAGATCGAGCAGGCCCTGGCGTTTCAGAAGAGCCGGGGGCACAAGAAGCTCCTGGGCGAGGTCCTGGTGGAGATGGAGTTTGTCACCACCCACCAGGTGATGGAAGCGCTGGCGGATGCCTACGGCGTCCCCTTTGCCCGCCTGACGTCGAAGATGGCCGACCCGAAGGTCGTGGGTCTTCTCGAGCGCGAGTTCCTGGAGTCCCAGACCCTGCTGCCGTTGTTCCTGGTGCAGGGTAAGCTGACACTGGCGATGGCCGAGCCGACCAACGTGTTTGTGGTCG
Protein-coding regions in this window:
- a CDS encoding HD domain-containing phosphohydrolase, with amino-acid sequence MTPTQANPAPHRLADRIEAMGLSLLNLNAEGSATFVCGGSWFEKTLVESNIFRRAVKSQFNVLCDGESSLITLFPCVYLAKLKTEPVSAEGQTCEAVLMLGPELLKGEMLHRLLDEAKLDHQATISRIESDRLVNEAEANRIALTLGWMHSDSEVLSLRRRELHHLSEELADNYEELSLLYKLSCSMSLDQPPTHFFNEACAELQEVSGLGWIALQITEEQPRLQQLRGAIYTAGAIDSARPIRQLGRELMRDYGGTTDTTIIDDTAKMPGVASRVGSNLLIVPLVRDGQTLGVLFGGDRTDHEHIDSVDAKLCASLCNTLAIFLENLMFLEDAQSMFLGTLHALTSAIDAKDSYTFGHSERVALLSEMLARAAGIDEATVERIYLAGLVHDVGKIGVPERVLCKAGRLTDDEFELIKMHPGIGANMLRDIRQMEDLIPGVFYHHERWDGSGYPEKRAGHDIPLFGRVIGLADAFDAMSSDRTYRSALRIEEVLAEIERCMGSHFDPDLAEVFLNLDFEPYFNMIQNHHAARSFGSDSVKGSTSS
- a CDS encoding secretin N-terminal domain-containing protein yields the protein MTSRDNDKIKQFLMAAGLGVAFSLTGASYAQAAEGDEPIGLFDENAQSLEGQDVAVDSLGQIDITVKDLEIAKVLQLLSIQSQRNIVASRNVSGKVSADLYGVSFNEALEAILTPNGYGYEEKGNFIYVYTAAELEERQNAMRKTVTKVVRLNYISSADASAFVTPLLSSNGSITATGEVDAGFLPSQSDGGENSFAHADTLLIRDYEENVEEIETVLNELDVRPKQVLVEATILQATLTEQNAFGVDFSVVANFDALADFTNPLGVVDQMINGTNTGGGGTGVSSTVGNTATGNAGIKVGVTGSDASVFLRALDQVTDTTVLAKPNILVLNRQKADLLVGERLGYLSTTVTDTSETQTIEFLDVGTQLSVRPFISEEGNIRLELRPSVSDGTTRLEGGFIIPDETTQELVTNIIVESGQTVVLGGLFVEDTQVGRNQVPGLGDLPFVGAAFKGHDDEMRRSEVIFMVKTTVMDHVDLAILGEKASDRVMDARIGIRNGLLPWSNDKLVSAHLLDAQKHLDAGNTKKALWSVNLALHLAPTSKDAITLKEEITGEPMPYYDQTFFGSLGDDMIDAEIEQLPAEEEVIMLEQSLGSTEPAEEETSTFVAPVAGFTEADKSEAAENDASTTIVVDMFDELTVEGEVADASTPESEAQTPSESEEFEAAVAEVEVDFVVGPTD
- a CDS encoding tetratricopeptide repeat protein, whose amino-acid sequence is MPSQRTRQRQVLSLAAFMLCATSLIGCTNSHQEWMDNAETRWNGIRSAAMLDMAKGQFEAGALDQAEKTINEAAAVDASNPQLHLMAGRICLERGQLERAYRLFELSKELDGNNAETYYYQGVVLQRWHQHEAALDVYKKAYELEADKANRMLAVAETYVALDRPEDAIALLEEKKFYFDQNAGLRAMLGHLYSMKNEHRLAVENFRQATMLDPENIRYQEELALAQVAANAHADAVHTLKLLLDRPEYSDRNDLKRSLASAEASLGRLDAARQIYIGLTRQDPTNTADWIRLGEICWKTEDLGGALIAANRAITLAPQRHEGYLLSGLVWQKREKFENALEMFDRAAELAPQDSTPLILRGISLQKTDRKAAAAEAYTEALKRNPEDVRAQRLLAQIDTN
- a CDS encoding STAS domain-containing protein, with translation MKLSHEDQHELTVLTLQGDLANDETDRFRRAALERIDARIRDFVLDLEGLEGIDSQGLESLLWLQEQCDERLGQVRLAGCQEHMSAVLKMTRLDNRFECCEDVESAIKSLG